A segment of the Corallococcus silvisoli genome:
TCGCGTGCACGGGCCGGTGCGCCTGCGGGCGGCGCTCGCGTCCAGCTACAACATTCCGGCGGTGCGCGTGGCGGACGCGCTGGGGCCGGATCAGGTGCTGCGCGTGCTGCGCGAGGCGGGCTTCCAGAGCCTCACGGAGAGCGCGTCGCACTACGGCGTCGGCATCGTGCTGGGCAACGGGGACGTGACGCTGAGGGAGCTCGCGCGGGCCTACCGGGGACTGGCGCGGGGTGGGGTGGTGGGGCCGCTGAAGGAGGTGCGCGCGGCGTACGGCCCGGATGGCAAGGCGCTGACGGTTCCAGAGGAGCTGGTGGAGCACCGGTTCCTGGCGGCGCGGCCGGTGGAGCTGCTCACGGACGTGCTGGCCGACGAGGCGGCGCGGGCCCCGGCGTTCGGTCTGGACAATGCGTTGCGCCTGCCGTTCCGCGTGGCGGCGAAGACGGGGACGAGCCGCGCGCACGTGGACAACTGGGCGGCGGGGTTCACCCGGGAGCGCACGGTGGCCGTGTGGGTGGGCAACTTCGACGGCACGCCGATGCGGGGGGTGTCCGGCATCACGGGCGCGGGGCCGGTGTTCGCGCGGGTGATGTCGCTGGCGATGAAGGGCGTGCGGGCCGCGCCGCTGGTGGACCGGAGCCACTTCGAGTCCGCGGAGATCTGCCCCTTGTCCGGCGAGCGCGCGGGCCCGAACTGTCCGGGCGCGATGAAGGAGGTCTACCTGCCGGGCACGGCGCCGGACCATGTGTGCACCATGCACCGGAGCGACGGCGCGCTGGACGTGGGACCGGCCTACCTCGCGTGGGCGCAAGCGGAAGGGTTGGACTCGGCGTCGGTGAGCGGCGAGGGCCCCCCTGGCGCGCGGCCCGGCTTCATCCTGCCCGCGGATGGGGACGAGTTCCTGGTGGAGCCGGAGCTGCCCGAGGATGCGCAGGCGGTGCCCGTGCGAGTGATGGCGCCCGCGGGAGCGAAGCTGCTGGAGCTGCGCACGGAGGAGGGCCGCCGGATTGAGCTGCGTCCCCCGTTCGTGACGCGGTTGCCGGCGGTGGCGGGCGAGCGCCGGCTGGAGCTGTGGGCGCCCGGCGGTTCAGCGCCCCTGGCGGTGACGCGGTACCGCGTTCGATGAACGCCGTGGGGATGGCCGTGCTCCTCGCCGTGCTGGGCGTGGGCACCGCTCCCGGCGGGCATCGCACGGTGGGTCCGAGCGTGGAGCCCCGGGCCGGGAGGCCCACCCGTGTGGCGAAGGCCGCCGCCGACGCGGCCGTGGAGGTGCGGCTGCTCTCCAAGCACCAGCCGTCGCGGCTGCGGTTGGACGGCCCCCGCTCGCTGGAGGTCGTGGCGTCCGGCGACACGCTGCTCGTCGATGGCCGCGCTGGGCCTTCGCCCTTGCGCCTGGACTCCGGCCGCTGGCGGGTCCGGGGGAGGGGCCTGGACCGGCGCTACGAGGCGGCGCTGGTCCTGTCGGCGCGGGCCGGAGCGCTGGTCGTCGTGGCCACCTTCGCGCTGGAGACGTACGTCGCCGCCGTCACCGCCAGCGAGACCGAGGTCGACACCCCATTTGAAGCGCTCCGGGCCCAGGCCATCACCGCCCGCAGCTACGCGCTCGCCTCGGGGAGGCGCCACGACGAGGCGCGCGCCTGTGATCTCACCCACTGCCAGGTCCTGCGCGGCGAAGGCTTCGCTCGTCACCTGGGCCGCGCCCGCGACGCCGCGCGCTCCACCGAAGGCGTCGTCCTGCGCCTGGCGGACGGCTCCATCGCGCTCGCGCCCTTCCACGCGAGCTGCGGCGGCCATACGGCCGACCCCGTGGCCGTGTTCGGCGCTCCGGACCGCACCGGCGCCGCCGCGGTGCCCGACCGCTGTCCTCCGTCGCCGTGGCGGGCCGTCGTGCCCCGCGCGCTGGTGACGGCCGCCGCGTCGGATGCGCTTGGCGGGCCCGCGCTCGCGGCGGACCTGTTGCTGGACCGGGACTCCAGCGGCGCGGTCGTGCGCGTCGTGGATCGTGCCTCGGGACGCGATGCGCGCGGCGACGCCTTCTTCCGCGCGCTCGGCGCCCGTGCCGGGTGGGATCGGATCCGCAGCGCGCGGTTCTCCCTGACGCTCGGGGGAGAGCAGGCGCTCCTCGAAGGGCAGGGGCATGGTCACGGCGTCGGGCTCTGTCAGGCCGGCGCGGCCCTGCTCGCACGGCAGGGTTGGACCGCGGAGCAGTTGCTCGCGCACTACTTCCCACGCGCCCTCCCGTCGAAGCTCGACGACAAGTGAACGCGGGGGCTGAAATGCCCTCTGCTTCACAGTCGACCGCGAGGGTATCGGCCCTTCGGGGGGACACCCACCCGCTCTCACCGCGAGGGGTTATCAGCACCCGGTGTGCTCCGTATCGATTGCACAGAGCCCTCAGCCCCGTGCGGTCCGGCGGGGACGTGGCCTCGCGCACCGGCCATCCCGGTGCGGGACCCAACCGGGGAGGCATCACATGGCGTTCAACCTGATCGAAGCAGTCGGCTCACAATTCATGCAGAAGGGGTTGCTCCAGAAGATCAGCGGCTCGCTGGGAGAGGATCCGCAGGCGACCACCAAGTCCCTGCCGGGCGCGATCGCCGCGGTGGCCGCGGGCGTCGCGGACCAGGGCGGAAACGAGGCAGGCGCCCACCGGCTCTTGTCGAAGCTCAACGACGGCGGCTTCACCGGGCCTGACGCGCCCCCGCACACGGGCGCCGTCGGCGAGGGGTTGCTCGACGAAGAGGAGCGCGGGAAGGGGATGCTGAGCGGGCTGTTCGGCAACAAGCTGGGCCCCATCACCGAGGGCCTCACGCGCTTCGGCGGGATGCGCAACTCCGGCTCTTCGATGCGGCTGCTGTCCCTGGCCGCGCCGATGCTGATGGGCGTCCTGGGCAAGCAGGTGCGCGACCAGCGCATGGGCGCGTCCGGGCTGATGCAGCTGCTCGGCAGCCAGCGCAACAACATCGCCGCCGCGCTGCCGGCCGGCCTGGGTGGCATCCTCGGCTTCGGCGGTGCGCGCCACGCGGTGGCGGAGGTCATCGAACCCCACCGCGAGACCGTCACCCAGGTCCGCGAGACGGTGCCCGTGCGCGAGACCGTGACCCGTCCGCCCGTCCCCCGGCAGCCGGAGCGCAAGAAGAGCATCGCGGGCTGGGCTGTCCCGTTGGCCCTGCTCGCACTGGTCGCGCTCGCGTGGGGGGCCCTGCGAGGGCGCCGGCACGAGCCCGCCCGCGTCCCGCAGGTGAGCCAGAACACGCAGCCACCGCGCGTGGACAACCGCATCGCGCAGGCTCCGCCGCAGCCCGCCCGTCCCACGCCGCCGCAGCCCGCGCCCGCGACGCAGCCCGCGACGCCGCCGCAGGCCACGGAGCCGACCCCGCCCCAGACGGGCGGCTCCGGCACGGGCGGATCGGGTCCGGAGAAGGTGCGCGTGAACGACGCCAACAGCCTGCGTGACGCCTTCAACGGTCCGAACGCGCAGCAGGGCTTCGTGCTGGATGGCGTGGAGTTCAAGCAGGGCTCGTCGCAGCTCACCGCGAAGAGCCAGCAGATGGTGGGCGAGCTGGGCGACCTGATGAAGCAGAAGGCCGACTCGCGCGTGCGCATCACGGGCTTCACGGACTCCACCGGCAACGCGGACGCCAACCGTCAGCTGTCGCAGACCCGCGCGGAGAGCGTGCGCCAGGCGCTGGTGCGCGACGGCGTGACCCAGGACCGCATCGACGTCAGCGGAGAGGGCTCCGCGAACCCCGTCGCCTCCAACGACACGCCCGAGGGCCGCGTGCAGAACCGCCGCATCGAAGTGCAGGTGCTCGGTCAGTAGTTCCCCGGACACGCGGTCCCGGCTGCGCCCGGTCCTCCCCCGTGAGGGCCGGGCGCAGCTGTTTCATGGGGGCCCCCACGAAGGGCCCATGGCCAGAGGGAAGGGAGCCAGCGGAGGGCAGGCAGCCCGCCTGGATGCAAGGGTTCGCGCCGCCCTCCATGGCCGCGCCCTGTCCACCGCGTTACACCTCCCGGAAGTTGTACTCGGGTCCAGCCCGCGCTAACGCCTCGCGTCAGGGCTTCACGCTTGACCCTGCTTTCACCCACCCTCTAGAAGGCCCGCGACCCATGGCGACTCCCGACCGGTTTCCTCTCCCACAGGTCTCTGAAAGCACCCGAAAGCCCGAGTGGTTGAAGGTGCGCCTGCCGCATGGCGATGGCTATGAGCGGGTGAAGGCCATCGTGAAGCGCGTGGGCCTGGCCACGGTGTGTGAAGAGGCCCGCTGCCCGAACATCGCCGAGTGCTGGGGTGGCGGCACCGCGACGGTGATGCTGATGGGCGAGGTGTGCACGCGCGCGTGCCGCTTCTGCCACGTGAAGGTCGGGGCGCCGCCGCCGCTGGATCCGATGGAGCCCATCCATCTGGCGCAGGCGGTGAAGGAGATGAACCTCGAGTACATCGTCGTCACGTCGGTGAACCGCGACGACCGTCCGGACGGGGGCGCCAGCCACTTCGCGTCCGCCATCCGGGAGCTGCGCAAGGAGAGCCCGCGCACGCTCGTGGAGGTGCTCATCCCGGACTTCAAGGGGAAGGAAGCGGACCTGGCCACGGTGGCGGAGGCGAAGCCGCACGTGGTGGCGCACAACGTGGAGACAGTGGAGCGCCTGACGCCGACGGTGCGCGACCGCCGCGCCACCTACCGCCAGTCCCTGCGCGTGCTGGAGTACCTGAAGCACCGCCCCGAGCGGCTCTACACCAAGACGTCCGTCATGGTGGGCCTGGGCGAGACGGACGCGGAGCTGGAGCGCACGTTCCAGGATTTGCGCGACGTGGGCGTGGACGTGCTCACGCTGGGCCAGTACCTGCAGCCGTCGCAGTATCACCTGCGCGTGGAGCGCTTCGTGACGCCCGCGCAGTTCGAAGCGTACAAGGCGCTGGCGGAGTCCTTCGGATTCCTCTACGTGGCCTCCGGGCCGCTGGTGCGCTCCAGCTACCGTGCCGCCGAGTTCTTCATGAAGGGCCTGATGGAGCGCGAGCGCGTCGAGCGCCTGGGCTGACCGGACGCACCCCTTCCCCAACCCGAGAGAGACACTCCCCCTCATGGCGACTTTCGAATTCAAGCTCCCAGACCTCGGCGAAGGCGTGGCGGAGGGCGAGCTCGTCAAGTGGCACGTCAAGGCGGGCGACCTGGTGAAGGAAGACCAGGTGCTCGCCGAGGTGATGACGGACAAGGCCACGGTCACCGTGCCCACCCCCCACGCCGGCCGCGTCGTGAAGACGCACGGCCGCGAGGGCGACATGGCGAAGGTGCACCAGCTGCTGGTGACGCTGGAGCTGGAGGGCAGCGCGCCCGCGGCGGAAGCGCCCGCGCACGGCGCTCCTGCGGCGCAGAGCACGCCCGCGGCGAGCCCCGCGCAGGCGGCTCCTGCCGCGCCGGCGTCGGCCACCAAGGTGCTGGCCACGCCCGTCACGCGCCGCATGGCGCGCGAGCATGGCCTGGACCTGGCGGAGATCTCCGGCTCGGGGCCTCAGGGGCGGGTGACGAAGGCGGACGTGGTGGCGGCGCTGGAGGGCGGTGGCGCGGCGAAGAAGAACGAGGTGTCGGCGCCCGCGCCGCAGGCCGCGCGTCCGGCGGCGCCGTTGGCGGCGGGGAAGGGCGACGAGCGCATCGCGCTGCGCGGGCTGCGCAAGAAGATCGCCGAGAAGATGGTGCGCTCGAAGTTCACGATGCCGCACTTCGCGTTCGTGGAGGAGGTGGACGCCACGGACCTGGTCGCGCTGCGCACGCGGCTCAACAGTCAGCTGGCGGCGGCGGGGGACGGCACGAAGCTGACGTACCTGCCGTTCATCGTGAAGGCGACCATCGCGGCGATGAAGAAGTTCCCGCACCTGAACGCGAACTTCGACGAGGCGGCGCAGGAGCTGGTGGTCCGCGGCGAGTACAACATCGGCATCGCGGTGGCCACGCCGGACGGCCTCACGGTGGCGGTGGTGCGCAACGCGGATCAGCTCACGCTGGGCGAGCTGGCGAAGGAGATCACCCGCCTGAGCGTCGCGGCGCGCGACCGCAAGCTGAAGATGGAGGAGCTGACGGGCGGCACCTTCACCATCACCTCGCTGGGGCAGAGCGGCGGCCTCTTCGCCACGCCCATCCTCAACCACCCCGAGGTGGGCATCCTGGGCGTTCACAAGCTGAAGAAGCGCCCGGCGGTGAAGAACGATCAGGTGGTCATCCGGGACATGATGAACCTGTCGCTCTCGTGCGACCACCGCGTCATCGATGGCGACGTCGCGGCGAGCTTCGTCTACGAGATCATCAAGTACCTGGAGGCGCCGGACCTGCTGTTCCTCGCGATGGCGTGAGGACGCGCGTCGCGGGGCTGCCCGACCGCCCCGGCTCCGGGGGGCGGCCGGGACGCGGGGGACTTCCGGATCAGAACGCTGAGGCGGGCACCCGCGATGGCCGACAATCCCCGTGAGTTGATCCGCGCCGCGCAGACCGCCGAGCTCCAGGGAGACCGTGCGCGAGCGGCGGAGTGTCTGGAGCAGGCCGCCGCGCTCTACCAGAAGTCCGGGCACACCTCGCGCGCCTCGCAGCTGCTGCGGCAGGCGCGCCAGCTGAAGGCCCGCGCCCCTGACGTGAGCCCGGCCTTCGCCGCGGCCATGGCGGGAGGGAAGGACGCGCAGGCGTTCCACTCGCTGTCGTCGATGACCTGGAGCGACGCGGTGTCCACCGCGTTCAACGACAAGGCCGACGCCGTGGCGCACGTCCTGGACGACAGCGAGGCCGTCGCGACCGGAGGCACGCCGCTCGTGCCCGAGCCTGGACTGCCGCGCCTGGCCGGGAGGATCGCGGCCATCGGAAGCGTGTCCGAGCCGGAGTCTTCCCCCCAGTCAGGAGGGCCGGGGGGACTCGCCGGGCCTCCAGACGCCGTGCCTCCATCCCATCCTCCCGCGAGCGTGGAGTCCGTCCTGGACGGCTCCGCCACCCACGCCGCCGGCATAGGGAGCCCACACCCTGAGCAGGGAGACGCGGACGTCGTCGTCCCCGGCGGGCTGCTCCTCCCTCCCGAGGACGACGAGGACCTTCCGTCCAGCGGCCTGCCGCGTTCCCCGGACGGGATGGCGGTCGTCCCAGGTGGGCTGCTGCGTCCACCGGAGGAGGACGTGTCGCCCGTGCCCCGCGAAGCCGGCCGAGCACGGCGCCGGGAGAAGCGCCTCATCGAGCGGGGGCCCACCCGGGCGGATCCCGCGCTCGATGCGTGGTGCTCGTTCTGCTGCCGTCCCCGAGGGGAGGTGGGCGACCTGGTCGCGGGCCCCGCGGGCGCCTTCATCTGCAAGGGCTGCCTCCGCGAGTCCCAGGGACTCCTTGGCGACGTCATCCCCCCGCTCCCCGTGCGCGAACCCGTGAGGGACGAGCCGCGCGGAGCGGGCGTGGAGATGGTCGGGCACGACGACGTGCGGTCGCTGCTGGAGCGCACGCTCCAGGCGGGCGCCCGGTGCCTGCTCGTCGTGGGGCCGGAAGGCTGCGGCAAGAGCATCTTCTTCCAGGCCCTCCAGCGGCGAGGCCAGGGCGTGCTCGCGTCCGTGGAGTCGTTGGACACCACCCCGGGCGCTGGACCGCTGTTGGTTGAGGACGTGGATCGCCTGGAGCCCGGAGCCCAGGCCGTGCTGGCTGCCTTCGTCGCGAACCCCTCGGGGCGTGCCGTGGTGATGAGCGCGCGCGGCGCGGTGTCGTCGATGGGGCTCTGGGTTCGAGGCGAGCTGGGCAGCCTGCCGGTGCCCACCACCGCCGGCATGATCGAAGCGGTCCAGGGCCTGGTGCCGGTGACGCTCCTGGAGCACGTGCAGGTGCTGCTGCCCGTGCGCCGGCCGACGGTGCCGGAGCTGGTGGAGGTGGCCCGGCGCTCCCTGTCCCTGCGCCAGCCGGCGGTGTCGCTGTCGGAGGAAGTCCTGGGCGCGTTCGCGGCCGAAGCGGTCCGCTCGCCGCGCGCCGGGCACGAGCTGCGCGCGCTGCTGGCCCGCGTTCATGCGGGGACCTGGAGCCTGGAGTCCGCGCAGACGCCCGCCGCGCCGTCCCCCCTCCACCGAGGGGGCCGGAAGGGAACACCATGAGTACGCTCACCATCTTCCGGCTGGGCCGCGTGGAGTACGAGGACGGGCTGAAGCTGATGCACCTGTTTGGCGAGGCCCGCCTCCAGGAGCGCATCGGGGACGCGCTCCTGCTCCTGGAGCATCCCCCGGTCCTCACGCTGGGCCGCGCCGCGAAGCGCGAGAACATCACCGCCACCGACGCGCACCTCGCGGAGCAGGGCGTGGAGGTGTTCGACACCAACCGCGGCGGCGACGTCACCTACCACGGCCCGGGGCAGGTGGTGGGCTACCCCATCCTCCTGTTGCCGCCGGAGCGTCGGGACGTGCGCCGCTACGTGCGCGACGTGGAGCGGGGCCTCATCCAGACGCTCGCGGCGTTCGGCCTCACCGCCGGGCCCATCCCCAAGTGGCCGGGCGTGTGGCTGGGACAGGAGGGCGCTCCGGACGCGCGGAAGATTGGCGCCATTGGCGTGCACCTGTCGCGCTGGCTCACGACGCACGGCTTCGCGCTCAACGTGAACACGAACCTGGCGCACTTCCAGCTCATCGTCCCGTGCGGCATCCGCGAGGCGGGGGTGACGTCCATGCAGCGCGAGCTGGGCCACGCCGTCTCCGTCCCGGAGGTGGAGGAGGCGCTCGCCCGCGAGTTCACCCAGGTCTTCGACGCCCAGCGCGTGGACGGCGCGGTGGACGTGCGCACCGTGAGCGTCGCCGTGGTGCGGGGGCATGGGCCGGACGCCCGGGTGCTGCTGCTGCACCGGACCCCGGAGCGCGGCGGGTTCTGGCAGACGGTGACGGGGCGCCTGGAGCCGGGCGAGTTGCCCGCCTCAGCCGCGCGCCGCGAGCTCTCCGAGGAGACGGGCCTGGACCTCCCCGTGCGGGACCTGGAGTACCGCCACGCGTTCGCGCTGGGGGACGTGCTGCCACCCAAGTTGGTGGAGGAGCACGGCTTCGCGGTGCACGCCGCGCCGGACGCGCAGGTCCGCCTGGGGCCGGAGCACGACGCCTTCGAGTGGGTGGACGTGCCCACGGCGCTGGAGCGGCTGCCCTTCCGGGGCCTGCGGGAGACGGTGGCCCGCGCGCTCAAGGCGCACGGGCCCTGAGCTCCGTTACAGCTTGAGGACCATCGCCTCCTTCGCGGCGATGGCCTCCGGACGGTGCTTGCGCACCTCGCGGACCAGCTTGTCCATGCCCACGTCGTCGCGGCCTGGATCATGGTGGAAGAGCACCAGCTGCTTCACGTCGCTGGCATCCGCCGCGCGCACCGCCGCCTCCCACGTGGAGTGGCCCCAGCCCGTGCGGGCCGGCCCCTTGCGGCCGCGGTACTCATCCTCCGTGTACATGGAGTCGTAGATGAGCGCGTCCGCGCCCCGCGCGAAGTCGAACAGGGCCTGGTCCAGCGCGGTGCCGTGCTCCACGTCCGTCGCGTAGACCAGCGAGCGCCCGCCGAAGTCCACCCGGTACCCCACGTTGCCGCCGGGGTGGTTCAGCTCCAGCGTGCGCACCGTGGCCCCGCCCACCGGGATGTCCTGGCCCACGACGACGTCCCGGTACACCAGGCGCGTGCGGAACACGTCCTCCGCCGTCACCGGGAAGTAGGGGGGCACCATCTGCCCGGCGAGGATCTCCTTCAACGACCGGCCATCGCGCGGGGAGCCGTACAGCGTCACGTCGTTCGCCGGAGAGAACATCGGCGCGAAGAACGGCAGGCCCTGCAGGTGGTCGTAGTGGTAGTGCGAGATGAAGATGGACGCCTTGACGGGCTTGCGCGTCGCCGCCAGCGCATCTCCCAGGCCGCGTGCTCCGGAGCCCAGGTCGAAGATCAGCAGCTCGTCTCCGCAGCGGACCTCCACGCATGGCGTATTCCCGCCGTAGCGCTTCGTCTGGGGGCCGGGCGAGGGGATGGAACCGCGCACCCCCCAGAACCGCACCTCGAAGCGCGGGGAGCTCCGCCGGGCCGGGCGCTTAGCCGGCCTTGGCTTCCGTGTCGTCGTCCTCCGCGAAGAGCTCAATCAGGTGCCCCGTACGCTCGCGCTTCGTCCTCAAATAGTCGACGTTATGCGGATTGTGCTCGGTCCGGGAAGGGATTCGGCGACGGACCGCCACGCCTTCCTCCACCAGCCCCGCGATCTTCAGCGGGTTGTTGGTGATCAGATCCACCGAACGCACGTCCAGGGCGCGCAACATCTCCGCCGCGATGTCATACGAGCGCAGGTCGTCCGCGAAGCCCAGCTGCCGGTTGGCCTCGTAGGTGTCCAGGCCCTTGGCCTGGAGGGCGTACGCCTTGATCTTGTTGCCCAGGCCGATGCCCCGGCCCTCCTGGCGCAGGTAGAGCACCACGCCCAGGCCGCTCTGGGTCACGAAGTCCAGCGCGCGGTCCAGCTGCTCGCGGCAGTCGCACTTGAGGCTGCCGAAAACCTCGCTCGTGAGGCACTCGGAGTGGATGCGCACCGGCACCCCTTCCATCCCCGCCGGCTCGCCCACCACCAACGCCACGTGCTCGCGCCCGTTGCGCTTGTCGCGGAAGACGATGGTCTTCAGCACCCCTCGGGCCGTGGGCACGTCCGCTTCCGAGTACCGCTCCAGGTGCTGGGAGGGCTTGCGGGTCGGCAGGACCTGGGGTGAGCGAGTGTCGGACATGGTAGGTCGTCTCCCAGTGGAAGGCTGTTTCTTCTCGCCCCCCTGGATGCAAGTCAAGGTGACACCCGTATGGGTGTGTTGAAACCCGCCCCCTTGGATGCGGCTTTCGTGGACTTCGTTGCTCAGGCGAGCCAGGAGAGGGGGAGCAGCTCGACATGGGAACCATCAGTCAGGCTGTTGCTCTCCCGAGGGAAGTGAAGCAGGTGGGTCGCCGCCGTCGCTGAACGCAGGGCCCCCGAGGTTTGAGTCCCCAGCGGCCTGGCCCACAACTCGCCCGCCCGCCAGGTGGCCGTGACCCGGACGAAGTGGGCGAGCCCTGGCGCCTTGGACAGGGCGCCCTCCAGGCGTCCGGAGACGCGGGGGGGCTCCACGTCCTCCAGGCCCAGGAGCCGGCGCAGGGCAGGGCGGACGAAGAGTTCGAAGGTCACCA
Coding sequences within it:
- a CDS encoding SpoIID/LytB domain-containing protein, with product MAVLLAVLGVGTAPGGHRTVGPSVEPRAGRPTRVAKAAADAAVEVRLLSKHQPSRLRLDGPRSLEVVASGDTLLVDGRAGPSPLRLDSGRWRVRGRGLDRRYEAALVLSARAGALVVVATFALETYVAAVTASETEVDTPFEALRAQAITARSYALASGRRHDEARACDLTHCQVLRGEGFARHLGRARDAARSTEGVVLRLADGSIALAPFHASCGGHTADPVAVFGAPDRTGAAAVPDRCPPSPWRAVVPRALVTAAASDALGGPALAADLLLDRDSSGAVVRVVDRASGRDARGDAFFRALGARAGWDRIRSARFSLTLGGEQALLEGQGHGHGVGLCQAGAALLARQGWTAEQLLAHYFPRALPSKLDDK
- a CDS encoding OmpA family protein, with protein sequence MAFNLIEAVGSQFMQKGLLQKISGSLGEDPQATTKSLPGAIAAVAAGVADQGGNEAGAHRLLSKLNDGGFTGPDAPPHTGAVGEGLLDEEERGKGMLSGLFGNKLGPITEGLTRFGGMRNSGSSMRLLSLAAPMLMGVLGKQVRDQRMGASGLMQLLGSQRNNIAAALPAGLGGILGFGGARHAVAEVIEPHRETVTQVRETVPVRETVTRPPVPRQPERKKSIAGWAVPLALLALVALAWGALRGRRHEPARVPQVSQNTQPPRVDNRIAQAPPQPARPTPPQPAPATQPATPPQATEPTPPQTGGSGTGGSGPEKVRVNDANSLRDAFNGPNAQQGFVLDGVEFKQGSSQLTAKSQQMVGELGDLMKQKADSRVRITGFTDSTGNADANRQLSQTRAESVRQALVRDGVTQDRIDVSGEGSANPVASNDTPEGRVQNRRIEVQVLGQ
- the lipA gene encoding lipoyl synthase; translated protein: MATPDRFPLPQVSESTRKPEWLKVRLPHGDGYERVKAIVKRVGLATVCEEARCPNIAECWGGGTATVMLMGEVCTRACRFCHVKVGAPPPLDPMEPIHLAQAVKEMNLEYIVVTSVNRDDRPDGGASHFASAIRELRKESPRTLVEVLIPDFKGKEADLATVAEAKPHVVAHNVETVERLTPTVRDRRATYRQSLRVLEYLKHRPERLYTKTSVMVGLGETDAELERTFQDLRDVGVDVLTLGQYLQPSQYHLRVERFVTPAQFEAYKALAESFGFLYVASGPLVRSSYRAAEFFMKGLMERERVERLG
- a CDS encoding dihydrolipoamide acetyltransferase family protein is translated as MATFEFKLPDLGEGVAEGELVKWHVKAGDLVKEDQVLAEVMTDKATVTVPTPHAGRVVKTHGREGDMAKVHQLLVTLELEGSAPAAEAPAHGAPAAQSTPAASPAQAAPAAPASATKVLATPVTRRMAREHGLDLAEISGSGPQGRVTKADVVAALEGGGAAKKNEVSAPAPQAARPAAPLAAGKGDERIALRGLRKKIAEKMVRSKFTMPHFAFVEEVDATDLVALRTRLNSQLAAAGDGTKLTYLPFIVKATIAAMKKFPHLNANFDEAAQELVVRGEYNIGIAVATPDGLTVAVVRNADQLTLGELAKEITRLSVAARDRKLKMEELTGGTFTITSLGQSGGLFATPILNHPEVGILGVHKLKKRPAVKNDQVVIRDMMNLSLSCDHRVIDGDVAASFVYEIIKYLEAPDLLFLAMA
- a CDS encoding ClpX C4-type zinc finger protein, which translates into the protein MADNPRELIRAAQTAELQGDRARAAECLEQAAALYQKSGHTSRASQLLRQARQLKARAPDVSPAFAAAMAGGKDAQAFHSLSSMTWSDAVSTAFNDKADAVAHVLDDSEAVATGGTPLVPEPGLPRLAGRIAAIGSVSEPESSPQSGGPGGLAGPPDAVPPSHPPASVESVLDGSATHAAGIGSPHPEQGDADVVVPGGLLLPPEDDEDLPSSGLPRSPDGMAVVPGGLLRPPEEDVSPVPREAGRARRREKRLIERGPTRADPALDAWCSFCCRPRGEVGDLVAGPAGAFICKGCLRESQGLLGDVIPPLPVREPVRDEPRGAGVEMVGHDDVRSLLERTLQAGARCLLVVGPEGCGKSIFFQALQRRGQGVLASVESLDTTPGAGPLLVEDVDRLEPGAQAVLAAFVANPSGRAVVMSARGAVSSMGLWVRGELGSLPVPTTAGMIEAVQGLVPVTLLEHVQVLLPVRRPTVPELVEVARRSLSLRQPAVSLSEEVLGAFAAEAVRSPRAGHELRALLARVHAGTWSLESAQTPAAPSPLHRGGRKGTP
- the lipB gene encoding lipoyl(octanoyl) transferase LipB; translated protein: MSTLTIFRLGRVEYEDGLKLMHLFGEARLQERIGDALLLLEHPPVLTLGRAAKRENITATDAHLAEQGVEVFDTNRGGDVTYHGPGQVVGYPILLLPPERRDVRRYVRDVERGLIQTLAAFGLTAGPIPKWPGVWLGQEGAPDARKIGAIGVHLSRWLTTHGFALNVNTNLAHFQLIVPCGIREAGVTSMQRELGHAVSVPEVEEALAREFTQVFDAQRVDGAVDVRTVSVAVVRGHGPDARVLLLHRTPERGGFWQTVTGRLEPGELPASAARRELSEETGLDLPVRDLEYRHAFALGDVLPPKLVEEHGFAVHAAPDAQVRLGPEHDAFEWVDVPTALERLPFRGLRETVARALKAHGP
- a CDS encoding MBL fold metallo-hydrolase, giving the protein MRFWGVRGSIPSPGPQTKRYGGNTPCVEVRCGDELLIFDLGSGARGLGDALAATRKPVKASIFISHYHYDHLQGLPFFAPMFSPANDVTLYGSPRDGRSLKEILAGQMVPPYFPVTAEDVFRTRLVYRDVVVGQDIPVGGATVRTLELNHPGGNVGYRVDFGGRSLVYATDVEHGTALDQALFDFARGADALIYDSMYTEDEYRGRKGPARTGWGHSTWEAAVRAADASDVKQLVLFHHDPGRDDVGMDKLVREVRKHRPEAIAAKEAMVLKL
- the ribA gene encoding GTP cyclohydrolase II, which translates into the protein MSDTRSPQVLPTRKPSQHLERYSEADVPTARGVLKTIVFRDKRNGREHVALVVGEPAGMEGVPVRIHSECLTSEVFGSLKCDCREQLDRALDFVTQSGLGVVLYLRQEGRGIGLGNKIKAYALQAKGLDTYEANRQLGFADDLRSYDIAAEMLRALDVRSVDLITNNPLKIAGLVEEGVAVRRRIPSRTEHNPHNVDYLRTKRERTGHLIELFAEDDDTEAKAG